The sequence CCTTGTATTTGTCTTCTTTAAATCTTTCTTCCCATCTTAGTAATATTTCTTCACTTTCTGGGTTTATTTCCTCTATAACAAAGCCCTGGGGTAGAAAATAAGCTCTTAGTTCTTGTGATACCTTTAATTTTTTTTGCGGCATTTTAGATAACCCTCTCTATATAAAATATCATTAGTAAATTATTCCCCAGGAGATAAGAAAAAACCTTCTATACTTTTATATTTTACTTAAATATTCAATTCCCTTGTGTCTTTAAACTCCCTTTAGGAAGATTGTAACATCGAAATCACCAATAGGGGTTTTTAATGGAAGTAGCAGAGATTTTTGAGATGCCATGGAAAAAGATTTATTTTCTCCCACAAAAATCTGTGGTGGTACAATATCACAAACATAGTTACTACTTGTAAGTTTTGTCATTGCATTACCACTTATTATATTCGCAACTTCCCCGAGAGCTGATGAAACAAAGGCATCAACTTGCTCCATCTCCATACCAGCCATAATTCTAACCATTTCTAAA comes from Alkalicella caledoniensis and encodes:
- a CDS encoding chemotaxis protein CheX, with amino-acid sequence MKAEYINPFFLATKEVLQMMLDVETERGQLEVLDGMIANKDVNVLLGVTGDLKGSILFSFPEKMTLEMVRIMAGMEMEQVDAFVSSALGEVANIISGNAMTKLTSSNYVCDIVPPQIFVGENKSFSMASQKSLLLPLKTPIGDFDVTIFLKGV